Proteins encoded within one genomic window of Phototrophicus methaneseepsis:
- a CDS encoding GNAT family N-acetyltransferase has translation MVTTIIRYETPQQFKEAVFPFLLEKEALHIIQLGVISNWLQFPDRYSEAYLASIHEDGDIVGTAMMTLPHPLQLSDMDVAYVDVLIDDLYTLYDHISGVSGTVTLSDAFVENWTQRRGQSAVLSMVQGLYQLEAVTPPQGVQGQMRAAASDDVPLLAQWMMDFSTEALSESASLDDTIKAVERRLSHPDAMLYIWDVEGERVSMAGVSGPTQNGIRVNAVYTPPEKRGKGYASACVAAVSQLMLHKGRRYCFLYTDMANPVSNSIYQKIGYRYLGNVNMYHFDVAQA, from the coding sequence ATGGTCACGACGATTATTCGATACGAAACCCCACAGCAATTTAAAGAGGCTGTTTTTCCCTTTTTGCTGGAAAAAGAAGCGCTCCATATCATTCAGCTTGGCGTCATTAGCAACTGGCTGCAATTCCCGGATCGCTACAGCGAAGCCTATCTCGCCTCAATTCATGAGGATGGCGACATCGTTGGTACGGCTATGATGACGCTGCCACATCCTTTGCAGCTTTCCGATATGGATGTTGCTTATGTGGATGTGCTCATTGATGATTTATACACCCTGTACGATCATATTTCCGGCGTGAGCGGGACCGTCACATTATCGGATGCATTCGTTGAAAACTGGACTCAGCGCAGGGGGCAATCCGCAGTACTCAGCATGGTGCAGGGCCTTTATCAGCTAGAAGCCGTGACGCCACCCCAGGGCGTACAAGGGCAGATGAGAGCAGCAGCAAGTGATGATGTGCCCTTATTGGCCCAGTGGATGATGGACTTCAGCACAGAGGCCCTCTCAGAATCCGCATCGCTCGATGACACCATCAAGGCCGTTGAACGGCGACTCAGCCACCCCGATGCCATGCTTTACATCTGGGACGTTGAGGGCGAGCGCGTCTCTATGGCGGGGGTCAGCGGCCCAACACAAAATGGCATCCGCGTGAATGCCGTCTATACCCCGCCGGAAAAGCGCGGCAAAGGCTATGCCAGTGCTTGTGTCGCAGCCGTCAGCCAGTTGATGCTGCACAAAGGACGGCGTTACTGCTTTTTATACACGGACATGGCAAATCCCGTCAGCAACAGCATCTACCAGAAGATCGGCTATCGCTACCTAGGCAATGTCAACATGTATCATTTTGACGTGGCGCAAGCGTAA
- a CDS encoding PT domain-containing protein has translation MKSLRFILTTLFVVVAMFAVIPSFAQDGDEPIDLEDTFLFEITGVIEISETGDIMIEDVIIAPAGAFNPSMIETLPEGQQVTVTGYLLNDTTLQAISFELVDANGEPIVIPSPTVAPTITLTPDPTLTITPIPTDMATEVPTEEPTEIPTEEPTEVPTEIPTEEPSLDACATLDDDVADGSATEVAPTDTSDDGFILDPCAPVWLNPVGRALAAEFDLDEAVIAEWRAQGLGYGEIARILLIAEQYEDVEAEDVLASLYEYGNWGAVMREYAVSPSSLAPGRVISGHPARRNTDSETELDSELETQNVGPGNSGNAGNNGNGNGRGNNGNNGNGNGNGNGNNGNNGNGNNGNGRGNGNGNGRGNK, from the coding sequence ATGAAATCATTGCGGTTTATTTTAACCACTTTGTTCGTTGTTGTTGCTATGTTCGCTGTAATCCCATCCTTTGCGCAGGATGGCGATGAACCCATTGACTTAGAAGACACGTTCCTCTTCGAAATTACCGGTGTCATTGAGATAAGCGAAACGGGTGACATCATGATTGAAGATGTCATCATCGCCCCGGCTGGTGCGTTCAATCCTTCTATGATTGAGACACTGCCAGAAGGTCAACAGGTGACTGTTACCGGGTATCTGCTGAATGATACGACGCTGCAAGCCATCTCCTTTGAACTGGTTGATGCAAATGGGGAACCGATAGTTATCCCATCACCAACGGTTGCTCCTACGATCACCCTCACGCCGGACCCAACCCTGACAATAACGCCGATCCCAACCGATATGGCGACAGAGGTACCGACGGAAGAACCGACGGAAATTCCTACAGAGGAACCGACAGAGGTTCCGACGGAAATCCCGACAGAAGAACCCTCACTGGATGCCTGTGCAACCCTGGATGACGATGTGGCTGATGGGTCTGCTACGGAAGTTGCGCCCACAGATACCTCAGACGATGGCTTCATCCTGGACCCATGTGCTCCTGTCTGGCTGAACCCTGTAGGCCGCGCCCTGGCAGCAGAATTTGATCTGGATGAAGCTGTCATCGCAGAATGGCGCGCTCAGGGCCTGGGCTATGGTGAAATTGCCCGTATCCTGCTGATTGCTGAGCAATATGAAGATGTCGAAGCCGAAGATGTGCTGGCATCCCTCTATGAATACGGCAACTGGGGCGCTGTCATGCGTGAATACGCCGTGTCCCCGTCTAGCCTTGCTCCTGGACGTGTAATTTCCGGCCATCCTGCACGCCGCAATACAGATTCCGAGACGGAGCTTGATTCCGAGCTTGAGACGCAGAATGTCGGCCCAGGTAACAGCGGCAATGCTGGTAATAATGGCAACGGCAATGGTCGCGGGAACAATGGTAACAACGGCAATGGCAACGGTAATGGCAATGGCAATAATGGCAACAACGGTAACGGCAATAACGGCAATGGTCGTGGTAATGGTAACGGCAATGGCCGTGGCAACAAGTAA
- a CDS encoding alpha/beta hydrolase — MQITKSENQYSQSWRWLVGCLLVLSLLLIGCEPLAPYEPTPVAVIITNTPTATVPPTSTPTPRPATATPSPTPTVEALPTQTQEPCLAEGGQWLDFTDNLSEVANENLRYRVYLPPCYFQTQKRYPLVILLHGLSYREQQWDELGIDEALDDGILRGRVAPMIIVNPYMGTIGQVNAFPPAPSYETVITEELLPEVQRNFCIWQDRDYRAIGGISRGGFWAYTIAMRNPDLFGIVGGHSAYFPGNLNEVPAEFNPLEIATNTSYMLDADLRMYMDNGAADSSGPSQQIMSTRLSERGIPHTYQVHAAGEHDNDYWAAHVAEYLLFYGDTWPKNADELPSCAEPSP; from the coding sequence ATGCAGATCACGAAATCAGAAAATCAATATTCTCAGTCATGGCGTTGGTTGGTAGGTTGTCTGCTTGTACTCAGTTTACTGTTAATCGGTTGTGAACCGCTGGCTCCATATGAGCCAACCCCTGTTGCTGTCATCATTACCAATACGCCCACCGCGACAGTCCCGCCGACCTCAACGCCGACGCCGCGCCCGGCGACCGCGACCCCAAGCCCGACCCCGACCGTCGAAGCTTTGCCGACCCAGACGCAGGAACCCTGTCTCGCGGAAGGCGGCCAGTGGCTTGACTTTACGGATAACCTGAGCGAGGTGGCGAATGAAAATTTGCGCTACCGCGTGTATCTGCCGCCGTGCTACTTCCAGACGCAGAAGCGTTACCCGCTGGTGATTTTGCTGCATGGCCTCAGCTATCGAGAGCAGCAGTGGGATGAATTGGGCATTGATGAAGCCCTGGATGATGGCATCTTGCGTGGTCGTGTGGCTCCGATGATTATCGTCAATCCTTATATGGGCACCATCGGGCAGGTGAATGCCTTCCCGCCTGCGCCTTCTTACGAGACAGTTATTACGGAAGAACTCCTGCCGGAGGTACAGCGTAATTTCTGTATCTGGCAGGACCGTGACTATCGTGCGATAGGGGGTATCTCTCGCGGTGGGTTCTGGGCGTATACCATTGCGATGCGCAACCCGGATCTGTTCGGCATCGTTGGGGGGCACAGCGCTTACTTCCCCGGCAACCTCAACGAAGTGCCTGCGGAATTCAACCCTCTTGAGATTGCGACCAATACCAGCTATATGCTCGATGCAGATTTGCGCATGTATATGGATAATGGCGCTGCCGATAGCAGCGGCCCCAGCCAGCAAATTATGTCCACACGTCTGAGCGAACGAGGCATTCCGCATACGTACCAGGTACACGCCGCCGGGGAACATGATAACGATTACTGGGCGGCCCACGTCGCGGAATATTTGCTATTTTACGGCGATACCTGGCCCAAAAATGCGGATGAACTGCCGAGTTGTGCGGAACCCAGCCCCTAG
- a CDS encoding pyridoxamine 5'-phosphate oxidase family protein produces MAKFYDSLSDKHQAWIQDQHIFFVATAPLAADGHVNLSPKGHNCLRIFGPNTVAYLDLTGSGNETSAHILENGRVTFMWAAFEGAPNIMRTYGEGEVVLPGTARWDELIPHFELLPGARQIIVNHITKVQTSCGFAVPFFDYKEDRMSLQDFATTKGEDGLVAYRQQKNCESLDGLPTPLGARDKA; encoded by the coding sequence ATGGCGAAGTTCTACGATAGTCTCAGCGATAAACACCAGGCCTGGATACAGGATCAGCATATTTTCTTCGTGGCGACAGCACCGTTGGCTGCTGATGGTCATGTGAATCTTTCTCCAAAAGGGCATAACTGCCTGCGCATTTTTGGCCCTAACACGGTCGCCTATCTGGATTTGACAGGTAGTGGCAATGAAACCTCAGCCCATATTCTGGAAAATGGCCGGGTGACTTTTATGTGGGCCGCTTTTGAAGGCGCACCGAATATCATGCGGACATATGGTGAGGGCGAAGTTGTGCTGCCTGGGACGGCGCGTTGGGACGAGTTGATCCCGCATTTTGAGTTGCTGCCCGGTGCTCGCCAGATCATCGTGAACCACATCACCAAAGTACAGACGTCCTGTGGCTTCGCCGTTCCCTTCTTCGACTACAAAGAAGATCGTATGTCCCTACAGGACTTTGCGACCACCAAAGGTGAAGATGGCCTAGTTGCGTATCGCCAGCAGAAGAACTGCGAAAGCCTGGATGGCTTGCCGACGCCGCTAGGGGCCCGCGACAAAGCCTGA
- a CDS encoding aldo/keto reductase gives MDTVTLGRTNLKATVMGMGGGGPSRLGSRDDGIPEAESIDIVRRALDAGVNFIDTAEAYGTESIIGKAIAGHPRDDIIISTKKTTWDGQPLTRENVIASLEDSLRRLQTDYVDIYHLHGVKLADYETYVQDMVPVMQDLRQQGKIRFLGITEAWNGDVEHTMLQRALKDDIWDVMMVGFNLLNQSARETVLQPCIEKNIGTLIMFAVRRALSLPDHLQETLQHLIETGELSPDDIDLTQPLGFLTADGIAESIPDAAYRFCRYEPGAHVILSGTGNPAHLQENIASLQRPPLPAPIVERLKHIFRNVTSVTGQ, from the coding sequence ATGGATACAGTCACACTCGGACGCACCAATCTAAAAGCCACAGTGATGGGGATGGGTGGCGGTGGCCCCAGCCGCCTGGGCAGCCGTGATGACGGCATCCCGGAAGCGGAATCCATCGATATTGTGCGGCGGGCATTGGATGCAGGGGTGAACTTCATCGATACCGCAGAAGCTTACGGAACAGAGAGCATCATCGGCAAAGCGATAGCAGGCCATCCACGTGATGACATTATCATCTCTACCAAGAAGACCACCTGGGACGGCCAACCCCTGACGCGCGAAAACGTCATCGCCAGCCTGGAAGACAGCCTACGCCGCTTGCAGACGGATTACGTTGATATTTATCATCTGCACGGCGTCAAACTGGCTGATTACGAGACGTATGTGCAGGATATGGTGCCTGTGATGCAAGACCTGCGCCAGCAAGGCAAAATCCGTTTTCTGGGCATCACGGAAGCGTGGAATGGGGATGTTGAGCATACGATGTTGCAGCGTGCCCTGAAAGATGACATCTGGGATGTGATGATGGTGGGCTTTAACCTGCTCAACCAGTCCGCCCGTGAAACCGTGCTACAGCCCTGCATCGAGAAGAACATCGGCACATTGATTATGTTCGCTGTACGGCGTGCCCTCAGCCTGCCGGACCATCTGCAAGAGACACTGCAGCATCTCATTGAAACGGGTGAACTCAGCCCAGATGACATCGACCTGACCCAGCCACTGGGCTTTTTGACCGCCGATGGCATCGCTGAAAGCATCCCCGACGCGGCATATCGCTTCTGCCGTTATGAACCGGGTGCCCATGTCATCCTTTCCGGCACAGGCAACCCGGCCCATCTACAAGAGAATATAGCTTCCCTACAGCGCCCGCCCCTGCCCGCGCCTATCGTGGAGCGCTTGAAGCATATCTTCCGCAATGTGACGTCCGTCACCGGGCAGTAA
- a CDS encoding alanine racemase: protein MQTSPIQSPTIQTIDDLETPCVVIDMDIMERNIATMQAKCDALGLQFRPHIKTHKTPDIARRQIEAGAVGIACQKVSEAAVFVDAGFDDIQLPYNIVGEKKTARLAQLAKRAKITVTADSAPVIEGLATAAQNAGVTINVMVELVSLKRRTGTTPEMALALAKHIVDLEGLHFAGIMIYPSDAAIRPRLLATLELLAENDIPVETVSGGGSGAILEAAQLPELTEMRIGTYVFWDWSSADKGWARFEDCAMTVRAMVVSAQEPDRIILDSGSKTLTPEVRDGLYGYIVEYPEARIYQLNEEHAYVDFTACESTPQVGDIVRIIPVHTCVVTNMFNQIYGVRGDKIDTVWDVAARGLVW from the coding sequence ATGCAGACATCCCCCATTCAATCACCCACTATCCAAACAATTGACGATCTAGAGACGCCCTGCGTCGTCATTGATATGGATATTATGGAGCGCAATATCGCCACGATGCAGGCAAAGTGTGATGCGCTTGGTTTGCAATTTCGCCCGCATATCAAGACGCACAAGACGCCTGATATTGCGCGCCGTCAGATCGAAGCTGGCGCAGTCGGTATCGCTTGCCAGAAGGTCAGCGAAGCAGCCGTCTTCGTCGATGCAGGCTTTGATGATATTCAACTGCCTTATAACATCGTCGGCGAGAAGAAGACAGCCCGCCTTGCCCAATTGGCGAAACGGGCCAAAATCACAGTCACGGCTGATAGCGCCCCGGTGATTGAAGGCCTTGCGACTGCTGCCCAGAATGCAGGCGTTACGATCAACGTCATGGTCGAACTGGTCAGCCTTAAGCGGCGCACAGGGACCACGCCAGAGATGGCGCTCGCTTTAGCCAAACACATCGTTGATCTGGAGGGCTTGCACTTCGCCGGTATCATGATCTATCCAAGCGATGCAGCTATCCGGCCACGTTTGCTGGCGACACTGGAACTGCTGGCCGAGAATGATATCCCTGTCGAGACGGTCAGTGGTGGCGGTTCCGGCGCGATCCTAGAAGCTGCCCAACTGCCAGAACTGACCGAGATGCGCATTGGGACGTATGTCTTTTGGGATTGGTCGAGTGCAGATAAGGGCTGGGCCCGCTTTGAAGATTGTGCCATGACTGTGCGGGCAATGGTCGTCAGCGCTCAGGAGCCGGATCGTATCATTCTGGATAGCGGCAGCAAGACCCTGACGCCGGAAGTGCGCGATGGCCTTTATGGCTACATCGTGGAATATCCCGAAGCCCGCATTTACCAGCTCAATGAAGAGCACGCCTACGTTGATTTTACGGCCTGCGAGTCAACGCCCCAGGTCGGCGATATTGTGCGCATCATCCCCGTGCATACCTGCGTCGTCACCAATATGTTCAACCAGATTTATGGGGTGCGCGGCGACAAAATCGACACGGTTTGGGATGTCGCCGCGCGCGGCCTCGTTTGGTAG
- a CDS encoding class I SAM-dependent methyltransferase, with protein MPQTNDTNRQESARYDSTRRAWEDIWDGANVAVELDAVQYRRAQATLNAYLPYLNRDDLILEAGSGLSAVVIEMKRMGYEVIGLDYAENALHVSRDYEPGLKLVAGDVHKLPFAENSLGAYLSFGVLEHFEHGMQPGLLEAYRILKPGGVLVLTIPYPNIVWRLAQWKRQRAGQQLINEDFYESTYSRKALVANVEQAGFDLIKAIPTSHSFTFWGLGGPFQAEGYYQTSFMAELFGDLSQIAAPWLFNFMTLIIASKPGKTQAAPSTH; from the coding sequence ATGCCGCAAACAAACGATACAAATCGCCAAGAAAGCGCCCGCTATGATAGCACCCGCCGCGCCTGGGAAGACATCTGGGACGGGGCCAATGTCGCTGTCGAGTTAGACGCTGTTCAGTACCGGCGAGCACAGGCAACGCTCAACGCCTATCTACCCTATCTCAATCGGGATGATCTCATCCTGGAAGCAGGCAGCGGCCTGAGCGCGGTCGTCATTGAGATGAAGCGCATGGGCTATGAGGTCATCGGGCTGGACTATGCTGAAAACGCGCTGCACGTCTCCCGCGATTACGAGCCAGGGCTTAAGCTGGTGGCAGGCGATGTCCATAAACTGCCCTTCGCAGAAAACAGCCTGGGGGCGTATCTTTCATTTGGCGTGTTGGAGCATTTTGAACATGGCATGCAGCCAGGCCTGCTAGAAGCGTATCGTATTCTAAAGCCGGGTGGTGTGCTGGTGCTGACGATCCCATACCCGAATATCGTCTGGCGGCTGGCCCAGTGGAAGCGCCAGCGGGCCGGGCAGCAGCTCATCAACGAAGATTTTTACGAGAGCACTTATTCTCGTAAGGCACTGGTTGCTAATGTGGAGCAAGCTGGCTTCGACCTGATCAAAGCGATACCAACCAGCCATTCGTTTACATTCTGGGGATTGGGAGGACCCTTCCAGGCGGAAGGTTATTATCAAACCAGCTTCATGGCAGAGCTATTTGGCGACCTGTCACAGATCGCCGCGCCGTGGCTTTTCAACTTTATGACGCTTATCATCGCCAGCAAACCGGGCAAAACACAAGCTGCGCCGTCTACACACTAA
- a CDS encoding sensor histidine kinase has product MPGQMFQPHEDLLDWVLQVAAWPLERRWRLVYKVFILYVSVFVAFFILNIPVTFAFLLSMCYLAFASGFLGLPRAWFAGAIVGMIVLGSLLAIDIYNNADVIPLFGGMPRVPTSLQPLFITLITFIVPLMISTIAGTFGSLIVRTQQEIQARRLTEAQYRLLIEETSDLAFIMSTSGRFMYISPSVYNLTGYKHNEIIGKHFLKVIDPEWREAVYEFYKEQYISRLPETTFLLPIKRKDGEKRWIEQTVVAEFNGNDIMGFHALARDVTDRKYAEDELQAARDRAVMASRFKSQLLANVSHDLRTPLSTIMLISEMLQQGFYGEMNPEQNHRLQIIRDSGNMLMLLIKNLLDEAQLEAGKLELNVGAFPTEHLLAITTVLKPLIEQRGLKWEEEIDDDLPPMLYGDVERLKQVISNLTTNAAKFTHKGKVKLRIYQPDKIHWAFTISDTGRGIPEHMLDRVFDPFWQVDGSTTREKQSGVGLGLAIVKQLTERMGGTVNVSSVEGEGTCFTVTMPLPKQNQVLAGKSLLGERLGA; this is encoded by the coding sequence ATGCCAGGTCAGATGTTTCAGCCTCATGAGGACCTACTTGACTGGGTATTGCAGGTCGCTGCATGGCCTCTAGAACGCCGTTGGCGTCTGGTTTATAAGGTCTTCATCCTATACGTCAGTGTTTTTGTCGCGTTCTTCATCCTGAATATCCCCGTTACTTTTGCCTTCTTGCTGAGCATGTGCTATCTCGCTTTTGCAAGTGGCTTTTTGGGCCTGCCGAGGGCCTGGTTTGCAGGTGCCATCGTTGGCATGATCGTCCTTGGCAGCTTGTTGGCGATTGATATCTACAATAATGCAGATGTCATCCCACTCTTTGGCGGTATGCCGCGTGTGCCGACCTCTCTGCAGCCCCTTTTTATCACGTTGATTACCTTCATTGTGCCCCTGATGATCAGCACCATTGCAGGGACGTTTGGTTCGCTCATCGTGCGCACGCAGCAAGAAATCCAGGCGCGCCGCCTGACAGAAGCGCAGTATCGCCTGTTGATTGAAGAAACGAGCGACCTCGCCTTCATCATGAGCACCAGCGGGCGTTTTATGTATATCAGCCCTTCCGTCTACAACCTCACGGGGTATAAGCACAATGAAATCATCGGCAAGCACTTCTTGAAGGTGATTGATCCTGAATGGCGCGAAGCTGTCTATGAATTTTACAAAGAGCAGTACATCAGCCGCCTGCCAGAGACAACTTTCCTGCTGCCCATTAAACGTAAAGATGGCGAAAAGCGCTGGATTGAACAAACCGTTGTCGCTGAGTTTAACGGTAATGATATTATGGGCTTCCATGCCCTGGCGCGCGATGTAACCGACCGTAAATATGCTGAAGATGAACTACAGGCTGCACGTGATCGTGCGGTGATGGCCTCTCGCTTTAAATCGCAGTTGCTGGCGAATGTCTCCCATGATCTACGGACGCCGCTCTCAACGATTATGCTCATTTCAGAGATGCTGCAGCAGGGCTTCTATGGCGAAATGAACCCGGAGCAAAATCATCGCCTTCAGATTATCCGCGATAGTGGCAATATGCTGATGCTGCTCATCAAGAACCTGCTGGATGAAGCTCAATTAGAAGCTGGCAAGCTGGAGCTAAATGTTGGAGCCTTCCCGACAGAGCATCTGCTGGCGATTACGACGGTCTTAAAGCCTTTGATAGAACAGCGCGGCTTGAAGTGGGAAGAAGAAATTGACGATGATCTGCCACCTATGCTGTATGGGGACGTCGAACGGCTAAAGCAGGTGATTTCTAATCTGACGACGAACGCCGCCAAATTTACACATAAGGGCAAGGTCAAATTACGGATATATCAGCCTGATAAAATCCACTGGGCGTTTACCATCAGTGACACAGGTCGGGGCATCCCAGAACATATGCTGGACCGCGTTTTCGACCCGTTCTGGCAGGTCGATGGCTCCACCACACGAGAAAAGCAATCCGGCGTTGGGCTGGGGTTGGCGATTGTCAAACAACTGACGGAGCGCATGGGCGGCACTGTCAACGTCTCCAGTGTAGAAGGCGAAGGCACCTGTTTTACGGTCACAATGCCGCTGCCAAAGCAAAACCAGGTGCTTGCTGGCAAATCGCTGCTGGGTGAGCGTCTCGGCGCTTAG